TAGCCAGAAGAGCGAAGGCGGCGTCAACTTTGTGCCGGATCGTTTTGAGAAAACGTATTTGCACTGGATGGAAAATATCCGCGACTGGTGCATCTCCCGTCAATTATGGTGGGGCCATCAAATCCCGGCTTGGTACCATAATGAAACCGGCGAAATCTATGTCGGCCACGTTGCACCAGAAGATGCCGAAAACTGGACGCAAGATGAAGACGTTCTGGATACATGGTTCTCATCTGCACTATGGCCGTTCTCGACACTCGGCTGGCCGGAAGAAAACGATGAGTTGAGCCGTTATTACCCGACCGATGCTCTCGTGACGGGCTATGACATCATCAACTTCTGGGTATCGCGCATGATTTTCCAAGCGCTGGAGTTCACTGGCGAAAAGCCATTTAAAGACGTGCTCATCCACGGACTTGTTCGCGATGCAGAAGGTCGCAAAATGTCGAAATCACTCGGTAATGGCGTTGACCCGATGGATGTCATCGCAGAATACGGTGCCGATTCCTTGCGCTACTTCCTGGCGACTGCCTCGTCTCCAGGACAAGATCTGCGCTACTCGAACGATAAAGTCGAGTCGGTGTGGAACTTCGCCAACAAAATCTGGAACGCTTCGCGCTTTGCGATGATGAACATGGAAGGCATGGAACACCAAGACATCGATTTGTCTGGCGAGAAGTCCGTGGCTGACACATGGATTTTGACACGCCTAAACGAAACGATCGAGCAAGTGACAGGCCTTGCGGAACGTTACGAATTTGGGGAAGTCGGCCGCCTATTGTACAACTTCATCTGGGATGATTTCTGTGACTGGTATATCGAAATGGCGAAATTGCCATTGTACGGAGAAGACGAGCAAGCGAAAGCGATGACGCGTTCGGTGCTCGCATACGTGCTCGATAACACGATGCGCTTGCTGCATCCGTTCATGCCATTTATCACAGAAGAAATCTGGCAGAACTTGCCGACAGAAGGCGAATCCATCACGATTGCCGCTTGGCCGACAGTGAATGCTGAACTTAGCGACAACGATAAAGCTAACAGCATGAAACTGTTGATGGACGTGATCCGTTCGGTCCGCACGATCCGTGCCGAAGTACAGACGCCGATGAGCAAAAAAGTGCCAATGACGATCAGCGCGAAAGACGAAACGACGTTATCGGTGCTTGAAGAAAATGCGGCGTACATCGAACGTTTCTGCAACCCGGAGACTTTGACGATCGGCCACAACATCGAAGCACCAGAGAAATCGATGTCAGCGGTCGTATCCGGAGCGGAATTGTTCATGCCGCTTGAAGGTTTGATCGATATCGAAGAAGAACTGAAACGCCTGCAAAAAGAACTCGACAAATGGGCAAAAGAAGTGAAACTCGTTCAAGGCAAATTGTCGAACGAACGCTTCGTATCGAAAGCACCGGAAGCGGTAGTGGCAGAGGAGCGCAAGAAAGAAGCGGATTACCTCGAGAAACACGCAACGGTTGAAAAACGCATGGAAGAATTGAAGAATTTGTAATATAAAAAAGCGATTCCCCTCGATTGGGGAATCGCTTTTTCAGAGTGTTGAAGAAGTCCGCAGTTCACTCTCAATTATGAAAAAGAGAATCTTTTTCTATAGCCAACAGTCAATAACCTCTCTAAGTATTTGGAGAAGCGTTCGCTCGTAAACCCTTCTGCTCAATAATGCTACGCATTACTTTCGCAAAGATAAGGCCTCCCGTAGGTCGACCTTATCTTTCCTGTGGATCAGCGAGACGACCGAGACCCCGCAAGAAATGAATGAGTGAAGCTTAGCTGAACGCATTCATTTGCGACGCATCTGCCACGCAGATGTAGGAGCACAAGGGTTTCAAAGCGGCTGAGGAGGCTTGGGCGCGAGCCCACGGAAAGCGAGCGATAAGCTTCGGAAAATACGACTTTATCACTTTCTCGACAGCCTGAAAAAAGCGATTCCCCTTGATTGGGGAATCGCTTTTTTAGTTCCGGTCATATTCGCGGAACGGATAGTTTTGGTCGAGCTTCGTGAAATGACGTGCCAAGAGTTCGGCGATGTTATCGCCGTGTGTTTGATAAAAAGAGCGTGCGCCGACGGGGTCTTCGATTTCGTTAAACAAATGGCGACCGTCTTCTAATAGAAGAAAATCGATGCCGAGGTAATCGCTCTTCAAAGCTTCGGCAATTTTTTTGATGTCTTGCCGCTGCGAAGCCGATAGCTCAAAG
This is a stretch of genomic DNA from Planococcus maritimus. It encodes these proteins:
- a CDS encoding valine--tRNA ligase, coding for MSKQLSTKYEPQAIEQGRYDWWVDNKFFEAKPESGKTPYTIVIPPPNVTGKLHLGHAWDTTLQDIMTRMKRMQGYDALWLPGMDHAGIATQAKVEGKLKEEGRSRHDMGREAFLEESWKWKEEYAGHIRQQWSKLGLGLDYSRERFTLDDGLSKAVREVFVKLYEKKLIYRGKYIINWDPATQTAISDIEVIYKDVQGAFYHMRYPLADGSGHIEIATTRPETMLGDTAVAVHPRDERYQHLIGKKVILPIVGREIDIVADEYVDREFGSGAVKITPAHDPNDFEIGNRHNLERVLIMHEDGSMNENAGKYEGMDRFECRKAIIKDLQDMDVLFKIEEHLHSVGHSERSGAVVEPYLSTQWFVDMQPLAKAAVDSQKSEGGVNFVPDRFEKTYLHWMENIRDWCISRQLWWGHQIPAWYHNETGEIYVGHVAPEDAENWTQDEDVLDTWFSSALWPFSTLGWPEENDELSRYYPTDALVTGYDIINFWVSRMIFQALEFTGEKPFKDVLIHGLVRDAEGRKMSKSLGNGVDPMDVIAEYGADSLRYFLATASSPGQDLRYSNDKVESVWNFANKIWNASRFAMMNMEGMEHQDIDLSGEKSVADTWILTRLNETIEQVTGLAERYEFGEVGRLLYNFIWDDFCDWYIEMAKLPLYGEDEQAKAMTRSVLAYVLDNTMRLLHPFMPFITEEIWQNLPTEGESITIAAWPTVNAELSDNDKANSMKLLMDVIRSVRTIRAEVQTPMSKKVPMTISAKDETTLSVLEENAAYIERFCNPETLTIGHNIEAPEKSMSAVVSGAELFMPLEGLIDIEEELKRLQKELDKWAKEVKLVQGKLSNERFVSKAPEAVVAEERKKEADYLEKHATVEKRMEELKNL